The window GTCGAGCGGGAGCGGCTGCGCCACCACATGCGGCAATTGCAAAACGGGGAAGTCGACGAGATCGACTGGGAAGGGGTTCGCGTGCGCCGCGATGGCACGCCGATGTGGCTGCGCTTCACCGCCTGGCGCACCCTGTGGGACGAACGCCCGGCCACCCAGATCCTGGTGACGAACCAGACAGCCCAGCACGACGCCACGCATGCCCTGCTGCACCAGGCCATGCACGACGATCTGACGGGTCTGCCCAACCGTGCGGCCCTGCTGCAGCAGCTGCGCGAACGCTGTGCCAAGGTGGCAGAGGGCGAGGGCGGCGCGTTCGGCCTGGTCCTGCTGGGTGTGGACCGGTTCAAGCTGTTCAACGAAGCGCACGGGCATTCGCTCGGCGACGAGGTGCTGAAGGCGCTGGGCCAGGCGCTGCAGCGCGAACTCGGTGGCGACGCCCAGGTCATGCGCATCGGCGCCGACGAGTTCGCCTGGCTGGTGACGTCGGACGGCGCCTTGCCCGACGCCGCGGCGCTCGTGGCGCGGTTGCGCCACCTGCTGCGCCAGCCCATGGTGCTGCGGCACCACCGCTTTTTCCTGGACGCGTCGATGGGCATGGCTTTGTGTCCCGACGACGCCGGCGACGCCGAGGCGCTGCTGCGCGCCGCGAATGCCGCCATGCATGTGGCCAAGCGCACGCCGGGCACCTCGATGGCGCTGGCGGAAGCGCGCTTTGCGCTGGGCTCGAGCGACCTGCTGGCGCAGGAGCAGGCCCTGCGCACGGCCATCGTACAGCGGCAGTTCAGCCTGCACTACCAGCCGAAGGTGGAGGCCTGGAGCGGCCGGCTGATCGGCTTCGAGGCGCTGGCGCGTTGGCAGCGGCCCGGCTTCGGCCCCGTGGGGCCGGGCGAGTTCATCGCCACGGCCGAGCGCACCGGCCTGATCGGCGAACTTGGTGAGATGCTGCTGCGCCTGGCCTTCGAACAGGTGAAGGTGTGGCGCGATGCCTTCGACAGGGTGGTGCCGGTGGCGGTCAACGTCTCGCCGCTGCAGATGCTCGACGGCGAATTCCCGCGGCTGGTGACGCGGATGCTCGACGAACACGGCCTGCCGCCGCAGGCGATCACGCTGGAGCTGACGGAAAGCGCCGCGGTGGCCAACCTCGATCTCGCGCGCGACCAGATCCTGCAGCTGCGCCGCCTCGGTGTGGAAGTGGCCCTCGACGATTTCGGCACCGGCTTTTCTTCGCTCAACATGCTGCGCAGCCTGCCGGTGCACACGGTGAAGATCGACCGTGGCCTGATCGAGCCGCTGCCGGCGCCCGACGCCCTGGCGGTGGTGCGCGCCATCTGCCAGCTCGCCACGGCGCTCGATCTGCAGGTGATCGCCGAAGGCGTGGAAAACGAGGCCCAGGCCGATGCCGCCCGCCAGGCCGGCTGCCAGGTGCTGCAGGGTGAACTGTTCGCCCAGCCGCTGACCCTGGGCGAGGCCGGCGACTGGTTGTCGGAAAGCGTCAGCGATCTGATGCGGCTCACCTGAGCCGCATCGGCCCTATTCGTAGTCGGCGACGGGCACGCAACTGCAGAACAGGTTGCGGTCGCCGTAGACGTTGTCCACGCGGCCCACCGGCGGCCAGTACTTGGTCTGCTTCAGGCTCGGCAGCGGGAAGGCCCCGAGTTCGCGCGCATACGGGTGGCTCCATTCGGCGCCGAGCAGGCTGGCGGCCGTGTGCGGCGCGTGCTTGAGCGGGTTGTCGTCGTGCGGCCAGACGCCGGATTCGACCTGGCGGATTTCCTGGCGGATGGCGATCATCGCGTCGATGAAGCGGTCGAGCTCGTCCAGGGTTTCGCTCTCGGTCGGCTCCACCATCAAGGTGCCGGGCACGGGGAAACTCAGCGTGGGGGCATGGAAGCCGTAGTCCATGAGGCGCTTGGCCACGTCTTCGGCGGTCACGCCGCTGGTGTCCTTCAGCGGGCGCAGGTCCAGGATGCACTCGTGGGCCACATGGCCGTTTTCACTGGCGTACAGCGTGGGGTAGTGGTCTTTCAGCCGCGCGCTGATGTAGTTGGCGCTGAGGATGGCGACCTCGGTCGCGGCCTGCAGGCCCTCGGCACCCATCATGCGGCAGTACATCCAGCTGATCGGCAGCACCGAGGCGTTGCCCAGCGGCGCTGCGGACACGGCACCCACCGGGCTGTTGTGGCCCGAGGTCGCATGGCCGGGCAGGTAGGGCACGAGGTCGGCCACCACGCACACCGGGCCCACGCCCGGGCCGCCGCCGCCGTGCGGGATGCAGAAGGTCTTGTGCAGGTTGAGGTGGCTCACGTCGCCGCCGAACTCGCCGGGCGCGGCCACGCCCACCAGCGCGTTCATGTTGGCGCCGTCCACATAGACCCGGCCGCCATGGCTGTGCACCATGGCGCAGAGTTCCTTTACCTGCAGCTCGAACACGCCGTGGGTGCTGGGGTAGGTGATCATCACGGCGGCCAGGTTGGCGCTGTGCTTCTCGCACTTGGCCTGGAGGTCGGCCATGTCGACGTTGCCCTGCGCGTCGCAGGCCGTGACCACCACCTGCAGACCGACCATCTGCGCGCTGGCCGGATTCGTGCCGTGCGCCGACGAGGGGATCAGGCAGATGTTGCGGTGGCCCTGGCCGTTGGCTTCGAGGTAGCCCTTGATCGCCAGCAGGCCCGCGTACTCGCCTTGCGAGCCGGCGTTCGGCTGCAGGCTGATGCCGGCGTAGCCCGTGGCCTGGCACAGCCAGGCGCGCAGTTGCGTGTCGAGCTCGGCATAACCCTTGAGCTGGTCGGCCGGGGCGAACGGGTGGATGTTGGCGAATTCGGGCCAGGTCACCGGCGCCATCTCGCTGGTGGCGTTGAGCTTCATGGTGCAGCTGCCCAGCGGGATCATGCTGCGGTCGAGCGCCAGGTCCTTGTCGCTGAGCTTGCGGATGTAGCGCAGCATGCCGGTTTCGGAATGGTGCGTGTTGAACACCGGATGCGTGAGGAAGGGCGTGCTGCGGCGCAAGTCTTCGGGGATCAGCAGTTCGATGCCCTTCTCGAAATCGCGCAGCCGCGGCATCGGCTCGCCGGGCTTGACGAAGAAGGACCACAGCATCTCGATGTCTTCGCGCGTGGTGGTTTCGTCCAGCGAGATGCCGACGTGGTTCTTCAAGCGGCAGCGCAGGTTGGCGCAGGACTGGCGGGCGCGGCCAGCTATCAAATCCGTAGCGTCGCCGGTTTTGACGGTGATCGAGTCGAAGGCGTGGGTGTTGGTGATCGCGTAGCCCATCTGCTGCAGGCCGCGCGCCAGGATGGCGGTGAAGCTCGCCACGCGTTCGGCGATGCGCGCCAGGCCCTGCGGCCCGTGGTAGACCGCGTACATGCTGGCCAGCACGGCGGGCAACACCTGCGCGGTGCAGATGTTGGAGGTGGCCTTCTCGCGGCGGATGTGTTGTTCGCGCGTCTGCAGCGCGAGGCGGTAGGTCGGGTGGCCGTGGCTGTCCACGCTCACGCCGACCAGCCGGCCCGGCAGCGAGCGCTTGAACTCGTCGCGGCAGGCCAGGTAGGCGGCGTGCGGGCCGCCGTTGCCCATGGCCACGCCGAAGCGCTGGGTGCTGCCGAGCACGATGTCGGCGTCCCATTCGCCGGGCGGCGCGAGCAGCGTGAGCGCCAGCAGATCGGCCGCCACGCAAAACGCGGCGTTGTTGATGTGCGCATGGCCGACCAGCGGGCGCAGGTCGTGCACCATGCCGGTGGTGGCCGGGTACTGCGCCAGCACGCCGAAGAAGTCGCCACTGGCCATGAGCAAGGGCAGGGTGGCCGAGACGCTGCTGACCTTGACCTCGATGCCGAGCGGCTTGGCGCGGGTGCGGATCACTTCGATGGTCTGAGGATGGCAGTCGCCGGCGACGATGAAGACGTTGCTCTTGCTCTTCACGCTGCGCTTGGCCAGCGTCATGGCTTCGGCGGCGGCCGTGGCCTCGTCGAGCATCGAGGCATTGGCGATCGGCATGCCGGTCAGGTCGCAGACCATGGTCTGGAAGTTCACCAGCGCCTCCAGCCGGCCTTGCGAAATCTCGGCCTGGTAGGGTGTGTAGGCGGTGTACCAGGCGGGGTTTTCCAGGATGTTGCGCTGGATCACGCCCGGCGTGTGGGTGCCGTAGTAGCCCTGGCCGATGAAGCTCTTGAAGACCTGGTTCTTCGCCGCGATGGCCCGCAGTTCGGCCAGCGCGGCGGCCTCGGTCACCGGCGCCGGCAGCTGCATGGCCGTCTGCCGGGCGATGGAGCGCGGCACGATGCCGTCGACGAGTTCGCGACGCGACGTGGAACCCACGGCCGCCAGCATCAGGGCCTCGTCGGCTTCACCGATGCCGATGTGGCGCGGGATGAATTCGGCGGCGTTTTCGAGGGCGTCCAATGGCTTGGCGGCGGGCATCAACATGGCGGGGGCTCCGGGGATCGTGGCGAGGGCTTGTCCTTCGACAGGCTCAGGATGAACGGTTGGCGAGAGACTTCGACAAGCTCAGTGCGAACGGGGGGCGGCTGAGTGCGAACAGGGGCGGTTCAGTGCGAACGGGGTTGCTGATTCTCCGTTCGTGCTGAGCTTGTCGAAGCATGGTGCGGGTCCTCCGACCGGCTCAGGACGAACGGGAGAGATGTTTATTCCGCGGCTTCGGCGAACTTGGCGTAGGCGGTCTCGTCGAGCAGGGCGTCCAGCTGCGAGGCATCCGACAGCTTCACCTTGAAGAACCAGCCCGCACCCAGCGGGTCGCTGTTGGCCAGGGCCGGGTCGGCACGCAGGGCCTCGTTGACTTCGGTGATCTCGCCCGACACCGGCATGTAGACGTCGGCGGCAGCCTTGACCGACTCGACCACGCCGGCCACGGCCTTCTGGTCCAGCGTCGCGCCGACTTCGGGCAGGTCGACGAAGACCACGTCGCCCAGCGCATCCTGCGCATGGTGGGTGATGCCGACGGTGGCGATGCCGCCCTCGACGTTGATCCATTCGTGGTCTTCGGTGTATTGGATGGGCATGGGTTTCTCCAGGGAACAAAAGTGGTGGGGGCCGTGCAATTCTGCAGGAAGGCGATGGGCCTGCGAGGCCTCAACCTCGGAAATAACGATTGGGTACAAAAGGCATGGAAGCGACTTCCATGGGCACCGGCTTGCCGCGCACGATGGCGTTGACCCGCGTGCCCAGCGCCGCGTGGTCCGGCGTCACATAGCCCATGGCGACGGGTCTGTCGATGCTCGGGCCGAGCAGGCCGCTCGTGACTTCACCGATCTTCCGGCCGGACGGGTCCTGCAGTTCGGTGTGGTCGCGCACGGGAATGCGCTCCAGCGCCACCAGGCCGACGCGCTTGCGCGGCACACCGTCCGCAAGCTGGGCCAGCACCTTGTCGGCACCGGGAAATCCGCCCGCGCGTGCGCCGCCCGTGCGGCGCACCTTCTGCATCGCCCAGTTCAGGCCGGCCTCGACCGGCGTGGTGCTCTCGTCGAT of the Rhodoferax koreense genome contains:
- the gcvH gene encoding glycine cleavage system protein GcvH gives rise to the protein MPIQYTEDHEWINVEGGIATVGITHHAQDALGDVVFVDLPEVGATLDQKAVAGVVESVKAAADVYMPVSGEITEVNEALRADPALANSDPLGAGWFFKVKLSDASQLDALLDETAYAKFAEAAE
- a CDS encoding putative bifunctional diguanylate cyclase/phosphodiesterase, yielding MMPAVGPALLYSLLVNSAVSLIIGVALLLVWRHHRRQRFTFDLGLAHLVQVLVPLCLLAVRSSGAWSALGQAGGMVCTVAYTGLMVVGIGGLSQWSVAQREWLVLVALLALAGLAALVSGLALLTASLAPIFNTLVGVVATRRLWRGHNAERLVGPLLLALGLSQFGALAEPDIAQAWQLSLGSVLRVALGLSLVYAALERSTEEIRRLRDRYRRLIEHSHQGVLVRAGDELLYANAAVLETYGYENQAQMSLPGIERALPAVERERLRHHMRQLQNGEVDEIDWEGVRVRRDGTPMWLRFTAWRTLWDERPATQILVTNQTAQHDATHALLHQAMHDDLTGLPNRAALLQQLRERCAKVAEGEGGAFGLVLLGVDRFKLFNEAHGHSLGDEVLKALGQALQRELGGDAQVMRIGADEFAWLVTSDGALPDAAALVARLRHLLRQPMVLRHHRFFLDASMGMALCPDDAGDAEALLRAANAAMHVAKRTPGTSMALAEARFALGSSDLLAQEQALRTAIVQRQFSLHYQPKVEAWSGRLIGFEALARWQRPGFGPVGPGEFIATAERTGLIGELGEMLLRLAFEQVKVWRDAFDRVVPVAVNVSPLQMLDGEFPRLVTRMLDEHGLPPQAITLELTESAAVANLDLARDQILQLRRLGVEVALDDFGTGFSSLNMLRSLPVHTVKIDRGLIEPLPAPDALAVVRAICQLATALDLQVIAEGVENEAQADAARQAGCQVLQGELFAQPLTLGEAGDWLSESVSDLMRLT
- the gcvP gene encoding aminomethyl-transferring glycine dehydrogenase — encoded protein: MLMPAAKPLDALENAAEFIPRHIGIGEADEALMLAAVGSTSRRELVDGIVPRSIARQTAMQLPAPVTEAAALAELRAIAAKNQVFKSFIGQGYYGTHTPGVIQRNILENPAWYTAYTPYQAEISQGRLEALVNFQTMVCDLTGMPIANASMLDEATAAAEAMTLAKRSVKSKSNVFIVAGDCHPQTIEVIRTRAKPLGIEVKVSSVSATLPLLMASGDFFGVLAQYPATTGMVHDLRPLVGHAHINNAAFCVAADLLALTLLAPPGEWDADIVLGSTQRFGVAMGNGGPHAAYLACRDEFKRSLPGRLVGVSVDSHGHPTYRLALQTREQHIRREKATSNICTAQVLPAVLASMYAVYHGPQGLARIAERVASFTAILARGLQQMGYAITNTHAFDSITVKTGDATDLIAGRARQSCANLRCRLKNHVGISLDETTTREDIEMLWSFFVKPGEPMPRLRDFEKGIELLIPEDLRRSTPFLTHPVFNTHHSETGMLRYIRKLSDKDLALDRSMIPLGSCTMKLNATSEMAPVTWPEFANIHPFAPADQLKGYAELDTQLRAWLCQATGYAGISLQPNAGSQGEYAGLLAIKGYLEANGQGHRNICLIPSSAHGTNPASAQMVGLQVVVTACDAQGNVDMADLQAKCEKHSANLAAVMITYPSTHGVFELQVKELCAMVHSHGGRVYVDGANMNALVGVAAPGEFGGDVSHLNLHKTFCIPHGGGGPGVGPVCVVADLVPYLPGHATSGHNSPVGAVSAAPLGNASVLPISWMYCRMMGAEGLQAATEVAILSANYISARLKDHYPTLYASENGHVAHECILDLRPLKDTSGVTAEDVAKRLMDYGFHAPTLSFPVPGTLMVEPTESETLDELDRFIDAMIAIRQEIRQVESGVWPHDDNPLKHAPHTAASLLGAEWSHPYARELGAFPLPSLKQTKYWPPVGRVDNVYGDRNLFCSCVPVADYE